The Candidatus Thermoplasmatota archaeon sequence TGGAACGCGATCCACATCGGGATGAGGCCGAGGAGGCCGAGCCCGAGGAAGATGATGCTCGCGCTGAAGGAGGCCGCGAAGCCCTCGCCCCACATGCCCTTCCACGTGCGCGCGCTGGACTTGAGCGCGTCCATCGGGCCGACGTTCTCGTAGACGAGGACGGGGACCACGAAGAAGACCGCGATGTTCCAGGCCGCGCCCGCGATCCAGACGCCGATCTGGCCGACCATGCGCACGAGGTCGTTCTCGGCGCGGCGGGCGGCGCTCTCGAGCATCTTGAGGATGAGGCCGACCGTGGCCGCAACAAGCGCCCACTGGAGGATGCGCGTCTTGCGGGACCACGCCTTGCGGAGGCCGTCCTTGAGGACGGGGTCGCCGCCGTTGAAGCGGATCATCGCGCACTCGACGACCGCGGCGTTGAAGAAGATGATGATGAAGTAGCTCGCGAGGTAGATCGCGAACAGGAACGCGAGGCCGAGGTACTGCGCGGCCGGGTCGCCCGCCGCGAGCGCTCCGAGGGGGAGCGTGAAGAGACCGACGCCGAGGATGCTGAGCGTCACGAGGACGAGGAGCGCGCCCGACATGAGCGGGAGCGCGAGGATCTCCTTGTCGGATTTCAGGACTTTGAAGCTGGCCTTGGTGATCTGCCAGCCACGCGAAAAGCTCTCGAACATGGCTTACGACACCTACGGGCGCCCCCATTCCGGGGTGCCTATTTCAGGCTATCGAGGAAGCGGAGAAGCCTCCTTTTCAATCTATTCCCCAGGACCGGTTCAGTCCTCGCGGACATAGCGCCCGTCCTGCCGGGCCCGAACGATCTGGCGTTCCAGGAGGCGCGCCAGATGCTTCTCGATCATGATGCGCTCGTGGTAGCGATCGATCGCGGCCTCCGAGGGCCGCCCCGTGATCGCGGCCTTCCGCACGAGCTCGTCGAGCGCGTGCGGCGTCGCAAGGAGCGAGGTGAGCTTGTCGTCGCGCCGGTC is a genomic window containing:
- a CDS encoding DUF6159 family protein, with amino-acid sequence MFESFSRGWQITKASFKVLKSDKEILALPLMSGALLVLVTLSILGVGLFTLPLGALAAGDPAAQYLGLAFLFAIYLASYFIIIFFNAAVVECAMIRFNGGDPVLKDGLRKAWSRKTRILQWALVAATVGLILKMLESAARRAENDLVRMVGQIGVWIAGAAWNIAVFFVVPVLVYENVGPMDALKSSARTWKGMWGEGFAASFSASIIFLGLGLLGLIPMWIAFQIGGAGALALIAATVLYWVLLAAANSAVDTIVVAALYKYSRDRRLPEQFQDALPTPAGGRIAPWA